The segment AGTCATTGCGTTCATTTTTGGTCAAGGCAAATTGAAACGGCAATGTGTCTGTCTCCAGTGTGACAGGGTTATAGCTTCTATTTCGTGTTTCTGCCGTGAAATCCCGATCGATAACTTTTTCAAAAAGCTCTCGGATAACCAACGGCGGAATAACGATCGACCGTCTGTCACTGACATTTCCCCGGTAATGATAAAATGTATAGCCATTATATATTTGTTCATTTTTCAAAATGGAATAAAGCAATTCAAAGATAACTAAATCCTCTTGCTGGAAGTAGTGTGTATCTGGATTGTAGGTGAATGTTTTCGTGAAATAGTGTTCATTTCCCTGCAAAACATCTTCCAGAAAATCATGCGCATCTTTGACAACATAACATCTTTTTTCACCGGTTTTTAATTCGATAACCAGATTTTTATCAAACGACCATTTGCAATAATACTCTACATGCATTGGTTTCTTTTCAGGTAAAATTTCAGCAGTTGTGCTGGGCTGCCCTATGGAGGCCAAGGCATTTATAAAGCGATTGGACATTTGATAATCATAATTTGCGAATGCCGGCGTTCCCCGCTCAGACTCCCTGTTTGCCACACTGATCAATGTAGCTGCGATATGTTTACAGGACCCAAATGTTTCAAATGCCGGACAGGTACAATACGTATCGACCGACCCATTGGCAAAGTCCTTCATATTAATTTCCGTGAAGTAATTTTGCGTACCTTGGACGGTTGCAGTCCATCGTTGATTTTTCGTATCATATAAAAGATCGCTCACCAGATCTCGTTTATAATAATCTAATCCGCGCTTATAAATAATGGTTGGAAATAATTTTTGGATGTTAATATCGCTAATACGTCTCAAAGTTCTGTAAACCTACCTTCTACAGTCTCGTTATATCTATTATAAACGAGAAGGGTAAGATTTTAAACCGTGGAAGCTTTTTAGAGGGTCGGGAGATTAGTAATATAGTATGGGGCTGAATTTTTGGGATGAGGCTGTGCGGTTGCTAGTAAAAGGCTGCCACCTACCGTGCCAGGCCTTTTATTATCGTTCAACATTCCTCCAAGCTTTCACTAACAAATAAACATACAACAGAATCGAAAGCATGACAAATCCCGCAGATGTTACATATATAGATCCATAGCCAAAAGCAGAAGCAAGCAGGCCAAAAATCATCGCGCCAAGGCCTATTCCTAAATCGAAGAATGAGAAAAAGGTTGCGTTCGCCATTCCCTTTCTATTATTCGGTGCATTTTCAACAGACCATGCCTGTAATGCCGGCTGCACACTGCCAAATCCAAGCCCGTAAAATCCGGCCGCCACAAGCATTACCGTCGTGCTAGGGAGCCACGACAACAGAAGCATCGCAATAACAATCATGGACGCACCTGGGAGAAAGACGTATACATGACCCTTATTGTCATAAATTCTTCCCGCAAACGTTCTGGATATCATTAGAAAGATCGCATATACAAGAAAATACAACTGAATGCCCACCACATCTTGTTCTATCGCATGCAATGGCAAGAATGTAGCGATCCCGCCAAATGTCGTTGTAATGAAAAATAACAGCACCGATGGCTTTAATGCTGTTTTTTCAAAAATATCGAATTTAACTGTCGTCGTTTTATGTTCGGATTTCTCCACTTTTTTATAACGAATTTGTGAGGAAAAAATGAGTGCAATTAATCCAAATGCTGCGCAAATTAAGAACAAATGTGAAAAGGAAATGATCCCAACCAATGTAAGTCCAAGTGCCGGCCCAAAGGCGAGCGCAATATTTCCGGACAGACCGAAATAACCCATGCCTTCCCCTCGTCGCTTAGGTGGTATCAAATCGGTGGCAATCGTCCCACCCGCTGTCGTGGAAAATCCCCAGCCAATGCCTTGAATAATTCGGATAGCAAATAAAAGCGCAATACTTGCTATAAATGCATATGCACCGATAGAAAGCACAAAAATGGCCAGACCTATCATGTACACGAATGCCCTTCCCTTTGACTCCAGCGCATGACCAGCGTAGGGACGAAATAACAAAGCAGAGAACGTGAAAATTCCAACAACAACTCCAACTAATTGGTCACTGCCACCTAGATCCTTCAAAAATAAAGGAATCGTCGGGAGTGTCATCTGGAATCCTAGAAACACAAAAAAATTAGCCAGACAAATAAACACAAAATCACGTGTCCAAATTTTATCGGTTTTCGGCGCACCTTGCGTGTTCGGTTGTGAACCCATGTAAGACTTCCTCCCTTCGGTACTCGAAGTATATTATACATGAGTAGGGATAATTATGGAAGGTGGTGGGGATTGTATTTGTGATTACATTGCCTGAGGGTTCAGCGGCTGGAGTGTTTTGTTCCGCGGTTATAATGCTCTGTCCCGCGTTTACGACATTTGGTTCCGCGGTCAAAGCGCTTGGTCCAGCGGCTGAGGTGCTTGATTCAGCGGTCAGAGTGCTTCGTGCCGCGATGGGGGGCTTTGTCTGGCGTTCTCAGTATTGGCTAAAGTTCATGTAGCCCGGTTCGGCTTTCGCAGTACTTTGTTCGGCTCTCGTTGTGCTTGCTTCGGCTTTCGCGGCACTCGGTTCGGCTTTCACGGCGCCCAGTTCGGCATTCACGTTTCCCTGTCCCTCGTTCAGAACATTTAAGGTCGCAGCACGTTGCCCCGCAAAACAGGTTATTTCGCCCGGCCCCATCACCCCCAAACCTGCTGCACCAACAAATACCCCCCACTAAACAGCAGCAACACATATGTCAACAACCGAAACAATCGCTGATTAATCCGCTTAAACAACAACTGCCCCAATACCAATCCAACGATGACTAGTGGAAGCCCCGCCAAACTCGATACCCAAAT is part of the Virgibacillus sp. NKC19-16 genome and harbors:
- a CDS encoding MFS transporter, whose amino-acid sequence is MGSQPNTQGAPKTDKIWTRDFVFICLANFFVFLGFQMTLPTIPLFLKDLGGSDQLVGVVVGIFTFSALLFRPYAGHALESKGRAFVYMIGLAIFVLSIGAYAFIASIALLFAIRIIQGIGWGFSTTAGGTIATDLIPPKRRGEGMGYFGLSGNIALAFGPALGLTLVGIISFSHLFLICAAFGLIALIFSSQIRYKKVEKSEHKTTTVKFDIFEKTALKPSVLLFFITTTFGGIATFLPLHAIEQDVVGIQLYFLVYAIFLMISRTFAGRIYDNKGHVYVFLPGASMIVIAMLLLSWLPSTTVMLVAAGFYGLGFGSVQPALQAWSVENAPNNRKGMANATFFSFFDLGIGLGAMIFGLLASAFGYGSIYVTSAGFVMLSILLYVYLLVKAWRNVER